A window of the Lactuca sativa cultivar Salinas chromosome 7, Lsat_Salinas_v11, whole genome shotgun sequence genome harbors these coding sequences:
- the LOC128127352 gene encoding protein translocase subunit SECA2, chloroplastic-like, which yields MFEPKGDYPKINEQGSKQPATVTTSQELNRQDVQYIVKNGKALIINEWKKRRWSEGIHQAVEAKEGLPIQADSVVVAQITYQSMFKLYPKLSGMTGTAKTEEKEFLKMFQMPVIEVPTDMANIRHDLPIQAFANARGKWEYVRAEVESMFRVGRPVLVGTTNVENSEYLSALLRASKIPHNVLNARPKYAAREAKTVAQAGRKYAITICTNMAGRGTYIILGGNPKMLAKEVIEDSILSHMSHDTPDVEVEDPKSQKVLSKMKIGPSSLALLAKTALMAKYVGKSENKSWTYEKEKSIISESIEISQSMGLDELQRLVEEQAEIYPLGPCIAIAYLSVLKDCEIHCFHEGLEVKRLGGLHVIGTSLHESRRIDNQLRGRAGRQGDPGSTCFMVRSS from the exons ATGTTTGAACCAAAAGGGGATTATCCAAAGATTAATGAACAAGGTTCAAAGCAACCTGCCACAGTGACAACCTCACAG GAATTGAATCGCCAAGATGTCCAGTACATTGTTAAAAATGGGAAAGCTCTTATAATAAACGAG TGGAAAAAAAGACGATGGTCAGAGGGGATTCACCAGGCTGTGGAGGCAAAAGAAGGGTTACCAATCCAG GCTGATTCAGTTGTAGTGGCACAAATCACATACCAATCAATGTTTAAGCTTTATCCAAAGCTTTCAGGGATGACAGGAACTGCAAAAACTGAA GAAAAGGAGTTCTTGAAAATGTTCCAGATGCCTGTTATTGAAGTTCCCACAGATATGgcaaatattcgtcatgatttacctaTCCAAGCTTTTGCA AATGCTCGTGGTAAATGGGAATATGTTCGTGCAGAAGTTGAAAGCATGTTCAGAGTTGGTCGTCCTGTTTTAGTGGGGACCACTAA TGTCGAGAACTCAGAATATCTGTCTGCTTTGCTGAGGGCTAGCAAGATTCCCCACAATGTCCTCAATGCACGACCAAAG TATGCTGCAAGAGAGGCTAAAACTGTGGCCCAAGCTGGACGAAAATATGCTATCACCATATGTACAAATATGGCTGGAAGGGGCACATACATTATATTGGGAGGTAACCCCAAG ATGCTTGCAAAGGAAGTTATAGAGGACAGCATACTTTCACATATGAGTCATGATACTCCTGATGTTGAGGTTGAGGACCCAAAGTCACAAAAG GTgttatcaaaaatgaaaattggACCATCATCATTAGCTTTGCTAGCCAAGACGGCTCTAATGG CTAAATACGTGGGAAAAAGTGAGAACAAGAGTTGGACATATGAGAAGGAAAAATCTATAATTTCAGAGTCAATTGAAATAAGCCAGTCAATGGGTTTAGATGAACTGCAAAGGCTTGTGGAAGAACAGGCAGAGATTTACCCTCTTGGTCCTTGCATTGCAATTGCCTATTTATCGGTTCTAAAGGACTGTGAGATTCATTGCTTTCATGAAGGATTGGAAGTCAAACGACTTGGTGGTCTCCATGTCATTGGGACATCTTTGCATGAGTCCCGAAGAATTGATAATCAG CTTCGTGGCAGAGCAGGAAGGCAAGGAGATCCTGGATCAACATGCTTCATGGTCAG